The Culex quinquefasciatus strain JHB chromosome 2, VPISU_Cqui_1.0_pri_paternal, whole genome shotgun sequence genome contains the following window.
gggtattagggtgtaatatggttgtatggaaaaaaataaagttgtccaaatttagcgagcacagcaatttttcagttccttttggggtcctaaacaactcctcaaagtttgggaacgattggtttagtcctcgctttgcgcaaaacgaatcaattttccatataaatttatatgggaaaaaccatttttttggattttgatatttataaaatccacgtttcacgctgtactaaaaccggattcatattcggatgctctggaaggtgctctacaactttcccgaagagagtatggtgctaacttgctcctaaaaaaagatacagcgtgttcaaaactcgtctaaaacgtgattttcgagcaaaaacacgttttagacgagttttgaacacgctgtatctattttaggagcaagttagcaccatactgggaaagttgtagagcaccttccagagcatccgaatatgaatccggttttagtacagcgtgaaacgtggattttataaatatcaaaatctaaaaaagttttcccatacaaattaatatgaaaaattgaatcgctttgcgcaaagtgaggactaaaccaatcgttgccaaactttggggagttgtttaggaccccaaaaggaactgaaaaattgctgtgctggaaaatcgattttgatattacaccctagtagggtatgactatgatccacgaaaaaaatcccttgtAAAAATGTATAGTAACATTACCTAACGacctatttaataaattgtaggattgtttggggaatggaaaatgtacggttgcaccctatttggtgtattattaagatcatttaggaaaaatcattcgacatgcccgcataaagatttctgatgaacttacagtaaattttaacgttacaaaacgataaaatatattGTCATTTTGACAGTGTTTTAACAGTAGACAGCATcgttttttaagataatttgcGTCGTATTTTGGGACTTTACCATAAAAAATGGGGGTTGTTATGCACCGgtaccataaaaatttcgaaatttttccatacattttttttccaaatacgaCGCATTTTACTGTTAATCTTATGTtgcatttttcattcaaaaacttgCCCTGACTATAGAAAACATCATACATTTACAACAAATACAGTAACCTTTACAATGGATTTCACAGTAAATGTATAGTTCTTCAAGATTTTTTCCCTGCTAAATAGTACTGTTTAAACTATATTCgtacattgaaataaataataactacagcaggttttattgtacttttattttatttatggtATGTTTTACGGTATTTTCCTTAAATTAACagtatgttttattttattttagtttcatttacactgtttttttttaaattgaacttcaaaaatgaaacaatttaTTAGAAACAAACCAAGCTTTTCTTATTACTCATCACTCACAACTCCCGTCAGGATTTTCGTCACCGCCGTCCGTCCAGCATCTCGCCATTCAGGAAGGGTTTCCTTTAACCACCGCCGCGGTCGAGTTGAAACTGTCGTTGGGCTCCCTCCGACGTTTTCTTTCGTAATTCCGCTTCAAGCTGTCGGCCAAAAGCTCCGTTTTGTCGAGActgcaaatgtaaaaaaaacacaattagaATCAATTTACACAGCCTGCATCCCACAACTTACGTCCACTTCTTCATCTTCAAATGTCCTGCTGCTTCAGGAATTAACGTTGCCACCAAGAAAGGAACCATGATGGCAAACTGGAATGTCCGCATTTCACGTCTACGAGCATCCGCGTTGGAAGTAGTAGACTCTGTAATCAAAAAAACAATACGTTAAAAATAGGTAACCTAAAAGAAAACACATCGGCCTGCCCAAGCAAGCCACGGAAAATGTCTACTGCTACAAATGAGAAAAgctcggaacttaacctcaaaggtaaatTGTTGCACACCCTGGACTAACGAAGCAACCCATTCAAGCAATCGAAGCAACCATCAATCATTCAAGCATTCATTCACGATTCTACTTCTGACACTCGAACAAGATAGAACCAAATAAATTTAGCTCTCACGAAATACAACATAAATAAaccaaatgaacttttttgacaggtgtcagtgCCGGGACTCAAAATTTTGTTCCGGTTGTTCCGTTTCGCATGGACACAAACACGGTTAGGAGCACGACAAGGACACGGTCACGGGAATGGCCAGGAACAGGCACCTACACGGCCAGGGACACGAAAACGGCCAGAAGCACAGACACGAACACGGTCAGGAGTTCGGACAAGGACACAGCCTAGAGCACGGCCACGGGAACGACAAGGAACAGGCAACTACGTGGTCAATTGCGCGTACACGAACACGGACAGATGCACACTTATCCGAAAAAACTCAGGTTTTGACGTTTCGCGCAATcggaagcaaattcaaattcaaaaagaaaTGTGAAAACGACACCTATCAAACCACTGAGTTCTTTGAGCTCATTTGCTACGTCACAGTTTTCTTGCCTACTGCGGAGTGGGATTCCGCCCCGTGGCTCTATCCTTTTCCAATAGAATAAAATGTCAAATACTCACACGAAGATGTTCGAACTCCTCGTAGCTTTTCCAGATCGAGCACTTAGCATCTTGGAGGCCTCCATTCGGAATGGATTATTGACGGTGGCCGGAAATGTCCGCAGTATGCGCCGGGTCTGCGTTTCCACTGCGGGTTTTGTCCCGTAACCGAACAGCTCCACACGCCCACTGAAAAAgacacaaataatacaaaagAATAGCTTGACAATTTTTCGAAGCAGGCCATGGCAACAACCTGCTGTTGCTTCAGGGGGATTCCGCCCTctccaaaattaataaaactccAAAAACTTACCCAAATGTGAGAAAATCCGCCATCCCGGAGATGTTCCGGTTCGTTCACCCGGCGGATTTGATGACGGAGGTTATTTTTCATAAGCACACGCGAGTAAAACTTGATTTCGATTCGAAACTGCAGCCAACACGGCCAACACGAAACATGAATGAACACGCGCGAGAGAAAAAGTTTGACAGCTCGCAGCTCGCTCAatcatggtgcgttcgtttcAAGAGCGTCGGCTGCACAGTTTCTGTATAATGGTGCGTTCGTTTTATGATTCTTATTTATtgcttttttacgattttttttatttatttcgcaataatgtttaaaagtttaaacgtttaaatgtttaaatgtttaaatgtttaaatgtttaaatgtttaaatgtttaaatgtttaaatgtttaaatgtttaaatgtttaaatgtttaaatgtttaaatgtttaaatgtttaaatgtttaaatgtttaaatgtttaaatgtttaaatgtttaaatgtttaaatgtttaaatgtttaaatgtttaaatgtttaaacgtttaaatgtttaaatgtttaaatgttaaaaatgttaaaatgttaaaaatgttaaaatgttaaaaatgttaaaaatgttcaaatgttcaaatgttcaaatgttaaaatgttaaaatgttaaaatgttaaaatgttaaaatgttaaaatgttaaaatgttaaaatgttaaaatgttaaaatgttaaaatgttaaaatgttaaaatgttaaaatgttaaaatgttaaaatgttaaaatgttaaaatgttaaaatgttaaaatgttaaaatgttaaaatgttaaaatggtAAAAtggtaaaatgttaaaatgttaaaatgttaaaatgttaaaatgttaaaatgttaaaatgttaaaattttaaaatgttaaaatataattgtaattttatttggcaacGATATCATGTTAGTCAGACTTTTTATCAGGGTAAGGAGGTGAACAAACcggaaaatgttaaaatgtaaaaaaatgtagaattgtgaaaatgtcaaaatgaaaaaacttcgacatttcaaaatgttaaaatgtcaaatggcattttgattttttatgttcttgaattttaaaaattattatactcgttattatatttaattttttcacggTTGGGTGTGTTGGCAATtgtttacgctccatacaaaaaaaagtgtgaacACCAAGGTGGACACCTAACCTATAAAAACCTAAAAGCAGCAAACGCACAATAAACATTAAACACTGAGGGTTGAGACACAAAACTTGTCTGTGGTTGAGTGTCCTCattaaaacagtgcactttatcaaaatatcacatatgactatttaaaattcaatttggcattgaaattatatttctggtattttaatattaattctCAATACTTACcgagtttaactttttttatccttagaacgaaacgaaaacgaatttgactttagctgtcggccaccattgctagtaccaaccactagtgtcttccttttatctacaaggacttcgccacccTGGGCTCCTATGTGTACGAGAGTATGTCACGGAGCGAAGGCACCGAAACCCCATACTGACACTTAGAATTTCAGGGTGCCCGATGCGGGATCTGAACCGGCGATCTCTGGAATGTGAattcagtgcgcggtccgattgatccacacggaagGTTAATCTTGAATCCTTGAAaccttgcaaatatttttcaaacttcatgtccccctcttcaaaatcggctcgaaaaatcaggaggtaaaaaaatcagcagcttaactttttatggaattagaagtctaatcaactgataacaatttcaaatgcatttcctgcgttgataaacatatttagcatgattgagcgcgtctaaaaatatatttaaaaaccaacttttttgCGAAAGAACataatttctgaaatacttagatattttgaaaactaaagattgcaaaacaattgaactggtgtaaaatgcatttcaaaacacttttttcattcaaatattgaatCCGTTTGAAGCTTGCgtattttatatttcaaaggataattttttttcattacgtAACTAAAATTGAACctactgtgaaaaaaaaaaaaaaaaaaacaaaaaatacatcatCGTATTTTTTCTATCAAACCACGCAATTTACTGTACCGATATATTTCACGGTAGCTTATTTTTTGAGACTGTATAAGATTACATATAACAAAACCATCCAACTTGCTGTAATCATGAATTTTAAGGTAGCTCTACCGTCATTCCAATAAAGTTCGAAAAAGACAACAATAAACTTTCTATAGATATTATAATATCTATTGTAACTGCATGGTTTTAACAGTGCaaatcatcatataattttatgcGGGATATACCAAAGGTGAAACTgtcgaaatcataagaaaattatttctggtatggttaccattcgtgatattgttgatataatgtcacaaccatataacaaaattaaaatggtactatttcccgaattgttacacttatcttgacatattcaaatggttgattttttttcctacaatttaataaacggtatctattcgtcataggggaacagcatctaattccagcgtgcctctaatgttggcaggtcagaactttgacattcaattaaagctaattaaaaacgttttcaactaaaatcgagtgataaatagctcaataagaagtgagcaagcaagtttctatcaaaagttttgcaaaattagttgtatgaatagtgaaaatcagcaaattggatggagttaggagcgagagcttaacctgccaaacatacgagaatttcccctacgattaggatggttcgaaacagctattgttagaacataatagtactgtagccggtatgataaaagttatggtactcggtatgatttagtcaaagaaacctaagcggaaaatttcctaaatttcctaagtcctaataattgaaacaattgcacaACAATTAATGGTACGATATAATTATTCCTCATATGTTTGGTATTATTTCAAACAGTAAAATTCGCCAAACGCTTAGGATTATTTGAAACAGGTattgtatgattgagccaattgagctacagcaaaaaaaaatcctaagtccgaataattcaaataatactttaacaattcatggaacgatatacctgaattcagcgaaaattttcctaagtcccaacaattcaaaccattgttcaacaattcatggaacgatatacctgtttgccatatagtttgtatgtaatagctaatttattttcgtgataatttttataagtccaaataatttaaacaattgattgaccattatcagaacgataactgttcgccatgtgattggtctataatttatttgtatggttctaccatacatgttacgatatatttatgataaattttgaggccacatttcataataaaatgcattttaaaccgccaaacgttatgtaactgagatagctcaattagataaggcggcagcacaacggaagaatcaacaggagacatcatcatcaagcggtaacaaatcccggacattacaaaaaaaacgctCACCATTAATAATCATATACTTACCATTCCCGTTGAATCCATAGTTCCCAGAACAtttgtaaagtttattttttggctcctcccttttcaaatggtgtcggtaagtgtcggtaaagctgttcaccatttaaaatcatatttcatTAATTTGTGGTACAGTTCAcataaaataagaattgaacAGTTTGGGGTAGGGTATGGCTATGatccacgaaaaaaatcccttgtaaaaatgtattgtaacattacctaacgacctatttaataaattgtaggattgtttggggaatggaaaatgtacggttgcaccctatttggtgtattattaagatcatttaggaaaaatcattcgacaaatggtgactgtatggttgttgactatgctcaaatcaaattaacaaaagccctttgAACAAAGAAAAACTTTACCCGCTAAACGTTTCATCGACATTGCATGTAAAAACACCTATGAAACGTTTCAAAAAGAAACTCCacaaaaattattatatttaacaATACGACTCGCTGCATACCACCCTGAAACATTTCCTTCCCCCTTCTTTCAACGCGCGCCCTGGTGGCCacgaactgtcagcgcaaaggAGAATGCCAGCCAAAATCTCAACCCGTCGTCGTCAAAGTCGCAAATTCCTTGCTCGGGGCCACCAACCAAACCAGCCAGTCAGCTGGAAAATTCCGCAATTTCGGGTTTAAATTCGCACCGAAACGCACGAAAAGCAAGTTGAACTTCTTTTTCGGTGAAATCCCCCTGCGATTGTGATATTGTTTCGTGAAAAGCGTGTCCCCGATATCGCGGAAAACCCCAAATCAGCCGTCGTGGACAAAGGCGCAGTCTGTGGAAAAAAGGGGGTCGCAAGTGAAAAGAATGTAAATTTGGACCGGATCGCTTGCAGTGCAGAATTGTTGTTCCGGAAATTGGTCCCACCACACGGACGCGGTCTTTTGAGGCGCGGAGAACATATTTTAGGTATTGGCACTAGGGTTAGTGGTGCTTGAGGTTTAAGAAAACACAGAAGGTTGAAGATAGGTTCGCTTCCCCTAGTATGTAACCTTTTTCTATGTTCCTCCCAGCAGCATTGCACAATGCTCGCTTTATGTTATGTTCAATGCTCGACTGAGCGCGAATATTGTTCTCGGGCGCATGGGACCATGTCGGAACAAGAACCGATCGTAACAAAAACAACTCACCCAATTCTCTTTCATTTTAGATAACAAACTTGTTCAAGTAGCAGCGCGAAATGTCCGTAACGTTTGAGCAGATTATTCTGGACGCGAAGCGGATCGCGAATAGGCTCAAGGACCGCGAGGCGCTGGGCGATTCGCTGCTGCTCGAGTCCGAATCGGTCAACAAGCAGATCGAATCGATGCGCCAGTTCCAGGATGATATTGACATTCTGAACAAGCTGGCCCGCGAACGCTCCAACAACCAACTCATCACCATCATTCACCAGGAGAACCCGCAGATTCGGGAGATCCAGCAGGAGAACCGGCTGTTGAAGGCCGCCCTCGAGGACCATCAGCACGCGCTGGAACATATCATGTCCAAGTACCGGGAGCACACGCAGAGCAAGATCCTCAACACGAAGGTCAACTTTGTGGAGGCGTTCAGCAAGCATCAGCAGTTTACGGAGCGCAAGGACGAGGTGATCCGCCAGCAGACGCAAAAGATCCAGGAAATGGCCGCCGTCATGCAGCGAGCCTCGCAAATGGACGAGGAAAAGTTCCACCAGGAGCAGGAGTTCCTGAGCAAGCTCATCACCGAAAACAAGGGGCTCCGCGAGCTGCTGGAAATCTCCCACAAGTACGGTTCCAACGGGCAGAAAATCCTAGTCGACGACAAGTCAACCCAAACCGACGGCGAACCGAGCGATCCGCCACCGGCCGTAACAACTCCAAAAACCGAACCCGAAACGGCCACGACCACGTCCGCCGAAACGCCCACGCACCACTTCAGCTCGACCTCCAACACGGGCACGATCAAGGTCAGCCCGGCCTCGTCGAAAGCTGCTGCCGCCGCGGCCGCTGCTGCGGCGTCGGCCTCCGCGACGGCCACCAGCTCCAGTAGTCCCCTCTCGTGACGTGATTCCGACGACAACGGCCAGGTGTCCTCGGTCTTCTTCTGCTGCCAATCGGCTTTGCTGTAACTTTGCGGGAAACCCGCGCACGGATCAACTCGAACGAAAAGGGGGACCGATATCATTCACAGTAATTTAATCGCGCGAAAGTTTTAAACGTTTCAAAATCATCCAATTCAACGACTCACCCACACTAACCCACACACGTGCACGATTACGCCTTGGTAGAGAATAGGTTTTGTGTTagaaaattgagacaaaaaaaaGATAAGAAGCATTATAAGTTGAAACTTTTTAGCGAGCACCTCCATGAACCCACCCACCCACATCACATCCCACCCCACAAAcacattaaacaaaaatcaaaacccaCATTTTTGACGTGCACTCTCGAGCATTTTTGCATTCtagttttttgtatttgttaatTCGCTATAGTTTTGGCTCCTCACAAACGGTACAGATGATGGCAAATTGTGCGTGcgaaaaaaaagcaatgaaATTCAAGCTGAGAGCGTGTTCCAGTGTTTGTGCCGATTACCTTTTTTTTCATCTTCTTTTTAATTAGATTTTATTGTAACCCACTACCTGTcgtcaaataatcaaataaagaAATAACGTTTAGGAAAATATGCATACTTGAGGTTGGCTTGTTTCATTTTGGGAAATTCCGTGAAAAATTGCAGCTTgtacctgagcaattctctacgaaatcggtatttttttttagaattttaattatttttgtattttttaatccgactgaaacttttttggtgccttcggtatgcccaaagaagccattttgcatcattagtatgtccataaaattttccatacaaatttgatagCTGTCcattagcgtggctcacggatatatgaaaaagacaaaagtgttcaattccgaacgcctcgaccggaattttgtagcaatatggccccagaacataacctgaaattttgagcgtatttggttaaggtttagtacttccaccattgacctgaagttagtaccgtaaactggggtcaatcgggacacatggggcgaattgggacagcatttttaaccatgttggagcacaatattttgatttttctggttggtttcggttagaacagactcaggccaacaaaatgtgtacatccatttccaaatttaaaagcttcaagtgctctaaaaactgctgtccatattcagactgtagtcccgattcaccccagattacggtatggaacttctaaaaatttactatgggaaattttcacttttaacctcttcatagagaaagtttcccaaaacccaatcaaaatttcctattctcaggtttcttatagtttttgatccggggaacaactttgtagaacatcgcaaagcgctagtaattgatcccgaaaagatacaggatatttttggagtacggaaacaaaattcaacgttctctaaaaatttgtctgtatctttccgggattaattcctagcgctttgcgatgttctacaaagttgttccccggatcaaaacctatgagAAACctctattctgaaaaaaaatcatacggcataggaaaactttctcgaagaagagttaaaaagttgaaaataaataaattaaatttattgaaatttctttataacttcagATTAAGAGTGGAACAACCGAGGCTGGTGGTAAGTTAA
Protein-coding sequences here:
- the LOC119767552 gene encoding FGFR1 oncogene partner 2 homolog — translated: MSVTFEQIILDAKRIANRLKDREALGDSLLLESESVNKQIESMRQFQDDIDILNKLARERSNNQLITIIHQENPQIREIQQENRLLKAALEDHQHALEHIMSKYREHTQSKILNTKVNFVEAFSKHQQFTERKDEVIRQQTQKIQEMAAVMQRASQMDEEKFHQEQEFLSKLITENKGLRELLEISHKYGSNGQKILVDDKSTQTDGEPSDPPPAVTTPKTEPETATTTSAETPTHHFSSTSNTGTIKVSPASSKAAAAAAAAAASASATATSSSSPLS